In Tachypleus tridentatus isolate NWPU-2018 chromosome 7, ASM421037v1, whole genome shotgun sequence, a genomic segment contains:
- the LOC143255362 gene encoding uncharacterized protein LOC143255362 isoform X3 → MKQQEKQVNHLFLILFLSPLILPCITSLHPNSAEIEQFAGLKDIGNGTLVAEYDWYIENIFMLLHMSRSPQGHTIIGPQFYTGQPGYNVRLSLTTGRINPADGLPYLGVWFTLVRGKFDDVVEWPFQYKFNLTLVDQSFSHKQDIHLSMNPMTAICRLLKQFLRPKFKKPESDGCGKAFFVPHKDLLDRSRYLKNNSVHLRVTVFLEDRGAIPRRAKAYMRGHQLVSEFLWKIEDIDSKIKLSKKGLLSTITSDLFYVNSESYLMVLQLTLNSDDEHLGLFATLVPGDFDDALEWPFAYNFELSIVDQSPGYLTLDRKGIVDPTSGICSLSAFTKPQYQPNIPCGFRRVITFGMLESRNFKKNGNVLVKFTVILDQMPNFAAVSVKDSHLVAEYVWKIPNIERKFQLGKTGRLTNLLSERFYTTDQGYLMQLQVKFQNDSNGYLGLYLTLLEGNYDSLLEWPFAKKFELVVIDQQPTVIREDIVVPVDPNNPYITNEACTGSFWRPVGRNDACGSSKTVDYDTLYSKKYMRYGALLVKVVVFLEEIYPPKFASLSIKEGSLVAEFDWKIRNIDEHIIKADREQFLDSDKFYLSNNRYRMMLRLYPEKTAGFIGLYAVLTKGIYDEDLEWPFNYKYQLTIVDQSEKCPCVDISRTTYPATSSSGCPSMAFLKPAHELAEWSCGEGRMISHRTLNTRGYKNNGTMKVRISVFLKEITNQIATISFHQNSIVSEYSWLVENIEDKISLQKSKELNKIESPLFYTGNQGYAMRVTLVLNDVITPLQSLANHREEYVLGLYLTLHRGRHDAVLRWPFSKSIVLTVVDQAYLGRDLVKVIDPQNTKCPVHAFMRPQEIHNEHSCGFSALMPLERVVDFIKDEALLIRTSIITGQAIK, encoded by the exons ATGAAACAACAGGAAAAACAGGTTAATCATCTATTTCTCATTCTGTTTTTGTCTCCTCTAATATTACCATGTATAACAAGTCTTCATCCCAACAGTGCAG agaTCGAACAATTTGCTGGTTTGAAGGACATAGGAAACGGAACTCTAGTGGCAGAATATGACTGGTATATTGAGAACATCTTTATGCTTTTGCATATGTCACGATCTCCACAAGGACACACTATTATCGGACCACAGTTCTATACTGGTCAACCAGGTTATAATGTTAGATTGAGTTTAACTACGGGTCGCATCAACCCAGCTGACGGTCTGCCCTATTTAGGTGTTTGGTTTACTCTTGTACGTGGAAAGTTTGACGATGTTGTAGAATGGCCCTTTcagtataaatttaatttaactttagTGGACCAATCCTTCAGCCATAAACAAGATATCCATCTATCTATGAACCCCATGACTGCCATCTGTCGGCTGTTAAAGCAATTTTTACGGCCAAAATTTAAAAAACCGGAAAGTGACGGTTGTGGTAAAGCTTTCTTTGTGCCACATAAAGACTTACTCGATCGTAGTCGTTATCTTAAAAACAACAGCGTCCATTTGAGAGTAACTGTCTTTCTGGAAGACCGAGGAGCTATTCCAAGGCGAGCCAAAGCTTATATGCGGGGCCACCAGTTGGTGTCGGAATTTTTATGGAAAATTGAAGACATcgacagtaaaataaaactttcaaaaaaaggTTTATTAAGCACTATTACAAGCGATCTTTTTTATGTAAATAGTGAAAGTTATCTGATGGTTCTTCAGCTTACACTGAATTCAGATGACGAACATCTTGGCTTGTTTGCCACTCTTGTTCCGGGAGATTTCGATGACGCTCTTGAATGGCCTTTTGCTTATAACTTTGAACTTTCTATAGTTGATCAGTCACCTGGATACCTTACTTTAGATCGGAAAGGAATTGTTGATCCCACTTCTGGAATTTGTTCACTGAGTGCTTTCACCAAACCACAGTACCAGCCAAATATACCGTGTGGTTTTCGTCGAGTGATTACATTTGGTATGCTAGAAAGTCGAAATTTTAAAAAGAATGGAAATGTTTTAGTCAAGTTCACGGTTATCTTAGATCAAATGCCAAATTTTGCTGCGGTATCTGTAAAAGATTCACATTTGGTTGCCGAATATGTTTGGAAAATTCCAAATATTGAGCGTAAATTTCAACTGGGAAAAACAGGACGTTTGACAAACCTTTTAAGTGAACGCTTCTATACAACTGACCAAGGTTACCTTATGCAACTTCAAGTAAAGTTTCAAAACGACAGCAATGGGTACCTTGGCTTGTACTTAACTTTACTCGAAGGAAACTATGATTCATTATTAGAATGGCCTTTTGCTAAAAAGTTTGAACTAGTCGTAATAGATCAACAACCAACTGTAATTCGAGAAGATATCGTCGTGCCTGTTGATCCAAACAACCCATACATCACCAACGAGGCTTGTACTGGTTCATTCTGGCGTCCTGTGGGGCGAAATGACGCATGCGGTTCATCAAAAACTGTTGACTATGATACCCTCTATTCGAAAAAATACATGCGTTATGGTGCTTTGCtagtgaaagttgttgtttttctggaaGAAATATATCCACCAAAATTTGCTTCATTATCAATAAAGGAAGGAAGCTTAGTCGCGGAATTTGACTGGAAAATCAGAAATattgatgaacacattataaaggCAGATCGTGAGCAGTTTTTAGATAGTGATAAGTTTTACCTAAGCAACAATCGCTACAGAATGATGCTTCGTCTGTATCCAGAGAAAACGGCTGGTTTTATTGGTTTATATGCAGTACTAACCAAAGGAATATATGATGAAGATTTGGAATGgccttttaattataaataccaGCTTACAATTGTAGACCAATCGGAGAAATGCCCTTGTGTGGATATCTCACGAACTACTTATCCCGCAACAAGTTCTAGTGGTTGTCCATCCATGGCGTTCTTGAAACCTGCTCACGAACTAGCAGAATGGAGTTGTGGAGAGGGCCGTATGATCAGCCACAGAACACTTAATACCCGCGGCTACAAAAACAATGGTACAATGAAAGTTAGAATTAGCGTATTTTTAAAAGAGATAACCAATCAGATTGCTACGATCTCTTTTCACCAGAACAGCATTGTTTCAGAATATTCTTGGCTTGTAGAAAATATCGAAGATAAGATTTCTTTACAGAAATCTAAAGAATTGAACAAGATTGAAAGTCCCTTATTTTATACAGGCAATCAAGGCTATGCAATGAGAGTTACTTTAGTTCTAAACGACGTGATCACGCCTCTCCAATCTCTGGCAAATCACAGAGAAGAATACGTTTTGGGTTTATACCTTACACTTCACCGTGGTCGGCATGATGCTGTTTTGAGATGGCCATTCTCTAAAAGTATTGTGCTCACCGTGGTAGACCAGGCATATCTTGGGAGAGACTTGGTTAAGGTCATTGACCCTCAAAATACAAAGTGTCCAGTGCATGCCTTTATGCGACCACAAGAGATTCACAACGAACATTCTTGTGGGTTCAGTGCTTTGATGCCTTTGGAACGTGTCGTAGATTTCATCAAAGATGAAGCTTTATTAATAAGGACGTCCATAATTACTGGTCAAGCaatcaaataa
- the LOC143255362 gene encoding uncharacterized protein LOC143255362 isoform X2, with the protein MGLEMKQQEKQVNHLFLILFLSPLILPCITSLHPNSAEIEQFAGLKDIGNGTLVAEYDWYIENIFMLLHMSRSPQGHTIIGPQFYTGQPGYNVRLSLTTGRINPADGLPYLGVWFTLVRGKFDDVVEWPFQYKFNLTLVDQSFSHKQDIHLSMNPMTAICRLLKQFLRPKFKKPESDGCGKAFFVPHKDLLDRSRYLKNNSVHLRVTVFLEDRGAIPRRAKAYMRGHQLVSEFLWKIEDIDSKIKLSKKGLLSTITSDLFYVNSESYLMVLQLTLNSDDEHLGLFATLVPGDFDDALEWPFAYNFELSIVDQSPGYLTLDRKGIVDPTSGICSLSAFTKPQYQPNIPCGFRRVITFGMLESRNFKKNGNVLVKFTVILDQMPNFAAVSVKDSHLVAEYVWKIPNIERKFQLGKTGRLTNLLSERFYTTDQGYLMQLQVKFQNDSNGYLGLYLTLLEGNYDSLLEWPFAKKFELVVIDQQPTVIREDIVVPVDPNNPYITNEACTGSFWRPVGRNDACGSSKTVDYDTLYSKKYMRYGALLVKVVVFLEEIYPPKFASLSIKEGSLVAEFDWKIRNIDEHIIKADREQFLDSDKFYLSNNRYRMMLRLYPEKTAGFIGLYAVLTKGIYDEDLEWPFNYKYQLTIVDQSEKCPCVDISRTTYPATSSSGCPSMAFLKPAHELAEWSCGEGRMISHRTLNTRGYKNNGTMKVRISVFLKEITNQIATISFHQNSIVSEYSWLVENIEDKISLQKSKELNKIESPLFYTGNQGYAMRVTLVLNDVITPLQSLANHREEYVLGLYLTLHRGRHDAVLRWPFSKSIVLTVVDQAYLGRDLVKVIDPQNTKCPVHAFMRPQEIHNEHSCGFSALMPLERVVDFIKDEALLIRTSIITGQAIK; encoded by the exons ATGGGATTG GAAATGAAACAACAGGAAAAACAGGTTAATCATCTATTTCTCATTCTGTTTTTGTCTCCTCTAATATTACCATGTATAACAAGTCTTCATCCCAACAGTGCAG agaTCGAACAATTTGCTGGTTTGAAGGACATAGGAAACGGAACTCTAGTGGCAGAATATGACTGGTATATTGAGAACATCTTTATGCTTTTGCATATGTCACGATCTCCACAAGGACACACTATTATCGGACCACAGTTCTATACTGGTCAACCAGGTTATAATGTTAGATTGAGTTTAACTACGGGTCGCATCAACCCAGCTGACGGTCTGCCCTATTTAGGTGTTTGGTTTACTCTTGTACGTGGAAAGTTTGACGATGTTGTAGAATGGCCCTTTcagtataaatttaatttaactttagTGGACCAATCCTTCAGCCATAAACAAGATATCCATCTATCTATGAACCCCATGACTGCCATCTGTCGGCTGTTAAAGCAATTTTTACGGCCAAAATTTAAAAAACCGGAAAGTGACGGTTGTGGTAAAGCTTTCTTTGTGCCACATAAAGACTTACTCGATCGTAGTCGTTATCTTAAAAACAACAGCGTCCATTTGAGAGTAACTGTCTTTCTGGAAGACCGAGGAGCTATTCCAAGGCGAGCCAAAGCTTATATGCGGGGCCACCAGTTGGTGTCGGAATTTTTATGGAAAATTGAAGACATcgacagtaaaataaaactttcaaaaaaaggTTTATTAAGCACTATTACAAGCGATCTTTTTTATGTAAATAGTGAAAGTTATCTGATGGTTCTTCAGCTTACACTGAATTCAGATGACGAACATCTTGGCTTGTTTGCCACTCTTGTTCCGGGAGATTTCGATGACGCTCTTGAATGGCCTTTTGCTTATAACTTTGAACTTTCTATAGTTGATCAGTCACCTGGATACCTTACTTTAGATCGGAAAGGAATTGTTGATCCCACTTCTGGAATTTGTTCACTGAGTGCTTTCACCAAACCACAGTACCAGCCAAATATACCGTGTGGTTTTCGTCGAGTGATTACATTTGGTATGCTAGAAAGTCGAAATTTTAAAAAGAATGGAAATGTTTTAGTCAAGTTCACGGTTATCTTAGATCAAATGCCAAATTTTGCTGCGGTATCTGTAAAAGATTCACATTTGGTTGCCGAATATGTTTGGAAAATTCCAAATATTGAGCGTAAATTTCAACTGGGAAAAACAGGACGTTTGACAAACCTTTTAAGTGAACGCTTCTATACAACTGACCAAGGTTACCTTATGCAACTTCAAGTAAAGTTTCAAAACGACAGCAATGGGTACCTTGGCTTGTACTTAACTTTACTCGAAGGAAACTATGATTCATTATTAGAATGGCCTTTTGCTAAAAAGTTTGAACTAGTCGTAATAGATCAACAACCAACTGTAATTCGAGAAGATATCGTCGTGCCTGTTGATCCAAACAACCCATACATCACCAACGAGGCTTGTACTGGTTCATTCTGGCGTCCTGTGGGGCGAAATGACGCATGCGGTTCATCAAAAACTGTTGACTATGATACCCTCTATTCGAAAAAATACATGCGTTATGGTGCTTTGCtagtgaaagttgttgtttttctggaaGAAATATATCCACCAAAATTTGCTTCATTATCAATAAAGGAAGGAAGCTTAGTCGCGGAATTTGACTGGAAAATCAGAAATattgatgaacacattataaaggCAGATCGTGAGCAGTTTTTAGATAGTGATAAGTTTTACCTAAGCAACAATCGCTACAGAATGATGCTTCGTCTGTATCCAGAGAAAACGGCTGGTTTTATTGGTTTATATGCAGTACTAACCAAAGGAATATATGATGAAGATTTGGAATGgccttttaattataaataccaGCTTACAATTGTAGACCAATCGGAGAAATGCCCTTGTGTGGATATCTCACGAACTACTTATCCCGCAACAAGTTCTAGTGGTTGTCCATCCATGGCGTTCTTGAAACCTGCTCACGAACTAGCAGAATGGAGTTGTGGAGAGGGCCGTATGATCAGCCACAGAACACTTAATACCCGCGGCTACAAAAACAATGGTACAATGAAAGTTAGAATTAGCGTATTTTTAAAAGAGATAACCAATCAGATTGCTACGATCTCTTTTCACCAGAACAGCATTGTTTCAGAATATTCTTGGCTTGTAGAAAATATCGAAGATAAGATTTCTTTACAGAAATCTAAAGAATTGAACAAGATTGAAAGTCCCTTATTTTATACAGGCAATCAAGGCTATGCAATGAGAGTTACTTTAGTTCTAAACGACGTGATCACGCCTCTCCAATCTCTGGCAAATCACAGAGAAGAATACGTTTTGGGTTTATACCTTACACTTCACCGTGGTCGGCATGATGCTGTTTTGAGATGGCCATTCTCTAAAAGTATTGTGCTCACCGTGGTAGACCAGGCATATCTTGGGAGAGACTTGGTTAAGGTCATTGACCCTCAAAATACAAAGTGTCCAGTGCATGCCTTTATGCGACCACAAGAGATTCACAACGAACATTCTTGTGGGTTCAGTGCTTTGATGCCTTTGGAACGTGTCGTAGATTTCATCAAAGATGAAGCTTTATTAATAAGGACGTCCATAATTACTGGTCAAGCaatcaaataa
- the LOC143255362 gene encoding uncharacterized protein LOC143255362 isoform X1, with protein sequence MGLQEMKQQEKQVNHLFLILFLSPLILPCITSLHPNSAEIEQFAGLKDIGNGTLVAEYDWYIENIFMLLHMSRSPQGHTIIGPQFYTGQPGYNVRLSLTTGRINPADGLPYLGVWFTLVRGKFDDVVEWPFQYKFNLTLVDQSFSHKQDIHLSMNPMTAICRLLKQFLRPKFKKPESDGCGKAFFVPHKDLLDRSRYLKNNSVHLRVTVFLEDRGAIPRRAKAYMRGHQLVSEFLWKIEDIDSKIKLSKKGLLSTITSDLFYVNSESYLMVLQLTLNSDDEHLGLFATLVPGDFDDALEWPFAYNFELSIVDQSPGYLTLDRKGIVDPTSGICSLSAFTKPQYQPNIPCGFRRVITFGMLESRNFKKNGNVLVKFTVILDQMPNFAAVSVKDSHLVAEYVWKIPNIERKFQLGKTGRLTNLLSERFYTTDQGYLMQLQVKFQNDSNGYLGLYLTLLEGNYDSLLEWPFAKKFELVVIDQQPTVIREDIVVPVDPNNPYITNEACTGSFWRPVGRNDACGSSKTVDYDTLYSKKYMRYGALLVKVVVFLEEIYPPKFASLSIKEGSLVAEFDWKIRNIDEHIIKADREQFLDSDKFYLSNNRYRMMLRLYPEKTAGFIGLYAVLTKGIYDEDLEWPFNYKYQLTIVDQSEKCPCVDISRTTYPATSSSGCPSMAFLKPAHELAEWSCGEGRMISHRTLNTRGYKNNGTMKVRISVFLKEITNQIATISFHQNSIVSEYSWLVENIEDKISLQKSKELNKIESPLFYTGNQGYAMRVTLVLNDVITPLQSLANHREEYVLGLYLTLHRGRHDAVLRWPFSKSIVLTVVDQAYLGRDLVKVIDPQNTKCPVHAFMRPQEIHNEHSCGFSALMPLERVVDFIKDEALLIRTSIITGQAIK encoded by the exons ATGGGATTG CAGGAAATGAAACAACAGGAAAAACAGGTTAATCATCTATTTCTCATTCTGTTTTTGTCTCCTCTAATATTACCATGTATAACAAGTCTTCATCCCAACAGTGCAG agaTCGAACAATTTGCTGGTTTGAAGGACATAGGAAACGGAACTCTAGTGGCAGAATATGACTGGTATATTGAGAACATCTTTATGCTTTTGCATATGTCACGATCTCCACAAGGACACACTATTATCGGACCACAGTTCTATACTGGTCAACCAGGTTATAATGTTAGATTGAGTTTAACTACGGGTCGCATCAACCCAGCTGACGGTCTGCCCTATTTAGGTGTTTGGTTTACTCTTGTACGTGGAAAGTTTGACGATGTTGTAGAATGGCCCTTTcagtataaatttaatttaactttagTGGACCAATCCTTCAGCCATAAACAAGATATCCATCTATCTATGAACCCCATGACTGCCATCTGTCGGCTGTTAAAGCAATTTTTACGGCCAAAATTTAAAAAACCGGAAAGTGACGGTTGTGGTAAAGCTTTCTTTGTGCCACATAAAGACTTACTCGATCGTAGTCGTTATCTTAAAAACAACAGCGTCCATTTGAGAGTAACTGTCTTTCTGGAAGACCGAGGAGCTATTCCAAGGCGAGCCAAAGCTTATATGCGGGGCCACCAGTTGGTGTCGGAATTTTTATGGAAAATTGAAGACATcgacagtaaaataaaactttcaaaaaaaggTTTATTAAGCACTATTACAAGCGATCTTTTTTATGTAAATAGTGAAAGTTATCTGATGGTTCTTCAGCTTACACTGAATTCAGATGACGAACATCTTGGCTTGTTTGCCACTCTTGTTCCGGGAGATTTCGATGACGCTCTTGAATGGCCTTTTGCTTATAACTTTGAACTTTCTATAGTTGATCAGTCACCTGGATACCTTACTTTAGATCGGAAAGGAATTGTTGATCCCACTTCTGGAATTTGTTCACTGAGTGCTTTCACCAAACCACAGTACCAGCCAAATATACCGTGTGGTTTTCGTCGAGTGATTACATTTGGTATGCTAGAAAGTCGAAATTTTAAAAAGAATGGAAATGTTTTAGTCAAGTTCACGGTTATCTTAGATCAAATGCCAAATTTTGCTGCGGTATCTGTAAAAGATTCACATTTGGTTGCCGAATATGTTTGGAAAATTCCAAATATTGAGCGTAAATTTCAACTGGGAAAAACAGGACGTTTGACAAACCTTTTAAGTGAACGCTTCTATACAACTGACCAAGGTTACCTTATGCAACTTCAAGTAAAGTTTCAAAACGACAGCAATGGGTACCTTGGCTTGTACTTAACTTTACTCGAAGGAAACTATGATTCATTATTAGAATGGCCTTTTGCTAAAAAGTTTGAACTAGTCGTAATAGATCAACAACCAACTGTAATTCGAGAAGATATCGTCGTGCCTGTTGATCCAAACAACCCATACATCACCAACGAGGCTTGTACTGGTTCATTCTGGCGTCCTGTGGGGCGAAATGACGCATGCGGTTCATCAAAAACTGTTGACTATGATACCCTCTATTCGAAAAAATACATGCGTTATGGTGCTTTGCtagtgaaagttgttgtttttctggaaGAAATATATCCACCAAAATTTGCTTCATTATCAATAAAGGAAGGAAGCTTAGTCGCGGAATTTGACTGGAAAATCAGAAATattgatgaacacattataaaggCAGATCGTGAGCAGTTTTTAGATAGTGATAAGTTTTACCTAAGCAACAATCGCTACAGAATGATGCTTCGTCTGTATCCAGAGAAAACGGCTGGTTTTATTGGTTTATATGCAGTACTAACCAAAGGAATATATGATGAAGATTTGGAATGgccttttaattataaataccaGCTTACAATTGTAGACCAATCGGAGAAATGCCCTTGTGTGGATATCTCACGAACTACTTATCCCGCAACAAGTTCTAGTGGTTGTCCATCCATGGCGTTCTTGAAACCTGCTCACGAACTAGCAGAATGGAGTTGTGGAGAGGGCCGTATGATCAGCCACAGAACACTTAATACCCGCGGCTACAAAAACAATGGTACAATGAAAGTTAGAATTAGCGTATTTTTAAAAGAGATAACCAATCAGATTGCTACGATCTCTTTTCACCAGAACAGCATTGTTTCAGAATATTCTTGGCTTGTAGAAAATATCGAAGATAAGATTTCTTTACAGAAATCTAAAGAATTGAACAAGATTGAAAGTCCCTTATTTTATACAGGCAATCAAGGCTATGCAATGAGAGTTACTTTAGTTCTAAACGACGTGATCACGCCTCTCCAATCTCTGGCAAATCACAGAGAAGAATACGTTTTGGGTTTATACCTTACACTTCACCGTGGTCGGCATGATGCTGTTTTGAGATGGCCATTCTCTAAAAGTATTGTGCTCACCGTGGTAGACCAGGCATATCTTGGGAGAGACTTGGTTAAGGTCATTGACCCTCAAAATACAAAGTGTCCAGTGCATGCCTTTATGCGACCACAAGAGATTCACAACGAACATTCTTGTGGGTTCAGTGCTTTGATGCCTTTGGAACGTGTCGTAGATTTCATCAAAGATGAAGCTTTATTAATAAGGACGTCCATAATTACTGGTCAAGCaatcaaataa